A genomic region of Deinococcus sp. KSM4-11 contains the following coding sequences:
- a CDS encoding type II secretion system protein, whose protein sequence is MKTTQGMTLIEVLISIAIFAVVIAISSSVTASLSTNKVSTDRLKANQAAQAFFETATEYWRTTANFGSANPAAFPVPTDVTGYTWSLTITEVDMTSPTFAAKSSTTWTKTSQTPYTASASATLMNLALTYAPTGSGSSFVNGTEIYKR, encoded by the coding sequence ATGAAGACCACCCAGGGCATGACACTCATCGAAGTCCTCATTTCGATCGCCATTTTCGCGGTCGTGATTGCGATCTCGTCATCGGTGACCGCGTCGCTGTCGACCAATAAGGTCTCGACAGATCGCTTGAAAGCCAACCAGGCCGCGCAGGCGTTTTTCGAGACCGCCACGGAGTACTGGCGCACGACCGCAAACTTCGGCAGCGCCAATCCTGCGGCGTTCCCTGTGCCGACCGACGTCACGGGGTACACCTGGAGCCTGACGATCACGGAGGTGGACATGACGTCGCCAACCTTCGCAGCGAAAAGCTCCACCACGTGGACTAAAACGTCCCAGACGCCCTACACCGCCTCAGCGTCCGCCACCCTCATGAATTTGGCGTTGACGTATGCGCCCACCGGGAGTGGCAGCAGCTTCGTGAACGGCACGGAGATCTACAAGCGATGA
- a CDS encoding Tfp pilus assembly protein FimT/FimU — MRAAGFSLLELLVVLAIVGILATIGSANYLKWINTSRADAVAAEVGRLLEKASSKVRTTNQDVTFTLDAVAKTIDLSQGGVSFSKTPPLDVTSIGLTCRPDCLTTSTVIKASAPFGGFVNNAVPPAFADIKLVITRNGVSRSVYALGPSALLKVVRN, encoded by the coding sequence ATGAGAGCAGCCGGCTTCTCACTCCTGGAACTCCTCGTTGTGCTGGCGATCGTCGGCATCCTTGCGACCATCGGAAGTGCGAACTACCTCAAGTGGATCAACACCAGTCGGGCCGATGCAGTCGCTGCTGAAGTCGGTCGGCTCCTGGAGAAAGCGTCATCTAAGGTTAGAACGACGAATCAGGACGTCACATTCACTCTCGACGCCGTTGCCAAGACCATTGATCTGTCACAGGGCGGTGTGTCCTTTTCGAAGACCCCACCACTTGACGTCACAAGCATTGGCCTGACCTGCCGCCCGGATTGCCTGACGACATCAACGGTCATCAAGGCCAGTGCGCCGTTCGGCGGATTTGTCAACAACGCCGTGCCTCCAGCCTTTGCAGACATCAAACTCGTGATCACCCGCAATGGTGTCAGCCGTTCGGTGTACGCACTCGGGCCGTCAGCCCTCCTGAAAGTGGTGCGGAACTAA